A stretch of DNA from Brevibacillus ruminantium:
TAAATACGTAGATGGAAGGGCGGTAAGTTCAACTCGTGTCTATGCTGACTACTCTTATGATGAATACTCTGAGAAGGATGCGAAGCCTTTGTAATAGAATAAGTCGAACCATCTGGAAAACCTGCTTTATTTTGCTATTGATTCTAAGTGGCTGTCAAACAGAGAATTTAACAGTGAACAATGAGACTTCGATTCAAACGTTACCGGAACCGATCAAGGAAAGCAAATCTTACAAATCTTTTGCGGAATATTCTACTGAGATCACGGGGCAACATATGAAGAATTCCGTACTTGAAATATCCAGGGACGGTAATTCGGCCAATCTTAATATTGAAATATGGTTGTCTACTGAGCTGAGAGAAAAAATGCTGAATACGGAAAGTCCCATCTATTATACTTTTGGTGATGTGATAGGAAGTGACAAAATAGGGAATCTACTTATAGAATCTCCACCTGTTATTCAATTTAAGTCCAGCATGATAGAAGAAACGTATATTCTTTCCCAAGAAATCAAATTTAAGAAGGAACTATCAAGTGAAGAAGAGAAGGAGCTTTTATCGCCTGAGAATTACCAACTTCAATTTCTAAATGAAGAAAAATTTCCTGTATATGTGATCATTGGTTTGGACCTATCTACGATCAATTAGCATGGCTCCATCAATCACTCCATATTCGTCGCTTGCCCGGATGTGGCAGGTCAATCCCGGAACGGAAGCTGTTCCGGGTTTTCCGGGTGAAAAAGAACCCGGAGAAGGTATGGAAACAAAATCCAAATCACATACGTCTTGATAAAGAGTAGCCAGAGGGAATCGGCTGCTTTTTTATTGGGAAAGGAAAGGAGCTGTGGTATCGGAATGAAGTTTCGATTCTTTGCAATCGTGTTTATGATCTTTTCTGTGCTAACTGGGTGTATGGCTGCTGAATCGGAGGAATTGGAGCCGCTGCATCAATTGTTGAAGGAAATGAAGAGCGAAGCGGAGAACGGAAGGATGAAAGGAATTGATCTTCCGCTAGGGGCAACTCTCGGGGAGGTTCAAGAACGCTACGGAAAGCCCAAAAGCTTTTCGAATGACGAATGCTGGACATACTCTTTCGATCATCCAGATACGGATGCGGTCTTTTTTTACCAGCATGATGCCTGCAGTCAGGAAAATGAACAAATAACGGACGATATACAAATGAACAAAATAACGGTCTCGCCCTCATTCTTTCAAATCACGGTACATGAGAAGGATATCCGCAAGGCGTTGGGTCAGCCATCTGACGAATACGAAAATGAAGCGTACGGCGGTTATTATCTGAAGTATCGGACAGGAGATTATCAATTGATTTTTGTTATCTGGGAAGATTCGGTTAATCGAGAGATAACTAGAGTAAGTATTGCGCTGGCAGATAGATAAGAGTGTATTCCTTTGAACCAGAAAGGAGGGGTCACCCATGCGTATCTGGGTCATTTCCGCAGCAAGTGCAGTAACGATTTGCGCCAGTGCCTGGGCAGGGTACATTGTGGGAAGTGATGTTCAGCTCAAGCAGCAAAGAGCTGAGGTGAACAGGCTGCAGTCTGAAAATGAATCACTTCGCACAAGAATGGAAGAGCAACGCCAATATGCAAAAAGGCTCACTGAAGAGAAAAGCATTGGGGGGATTCCAACAAATGGGGAGCAACAGCAGCCCTCGTCCGTTTTGGATGAGCCATCAGGAGAATCAATAGCGCATGGGGAAAAGTCAGCGGATCTTCAGCATCAGGCACAGGAGCCGCTGCTCGCAGACCGCGATGCCATCATCAATACCTTCCAAAGCATGGATGATAAAGGCGGAAGTTATTTGATCACGGAAGAGGAGAAACGGGAAATGATGGCGGACCCGCGCAGCCGGGACTACAAGTGGGTGCTGCGCCGCTTTGTAAAGGATCGCCTGAACAAGCAATTGGAGAGTTTCCAGACCACCAGCCGCACAGTGAATCCGCGGACTTTGCTGGTCACCACGACCGACAACACCGCCTATGAAATTGAGATGAAAAAATGGCCGGGCTACAATCAAATCTGGACAGTGGAGCGAGTAAACGACCTGTTTGTCAAAACGGCGCCGGAGACAGGAAAGCGATATGAGGTTGTCAAATATGAAGAGGTACCCGAAAAGGTACAGGAGTGGCTGAAGCCGCTGCTGGCGAGCAAGGACTGGAAGCAGGAGTATCTGGTAGATAATGAGACTACCTATGTACTGATCAAAACGCATTTCTCTCCGACGGATTCGGTAGAAATTGAAGATGTCAGCGTGTGGATTGACGAGATTACCGTTTCCTATCAAACGTATGATTACGCGAAAAGCAGGGACCACTCCCTGGTGAATCCGTATATCCTGCTGGAAATTCCCCGTACAGCCGCAAAGCATGTCACCTTTCACGAAACGCTGTCAATTGTGTATTGAGCCTGTCTCTTTTACAATAAAAGCAAACAATGGAAAAGTGGATGAAAGTGAGGAAATCCAAGCATGACAATCAAAGCCTACCTCTATGACAAATGCGGCACCTGCCGAAAAGCGAAGCAATGGCTGCAGCAAAATGGTGTTTCGTTTGAAGAGATTCTAATCGTGGATGCACCGCCTGCAGCAGACGAGCTGCACAGCATGTGGAGGGCGAGCGGGCTGCCGCTGAATAAATTTTTTAATACCAGCGGCCAGTTTTACCGCGAGCTGGGTTTGAAAGACAAACTGCCTGCGATGTCCGAAGATGAGATGCTGAAGCTGCTCGCCTCCAACGGCAAGCTGATCAAAAGGCCGCTTGTCTCCGATGGTCAAACCGTGACCGTTGGATTTAAGGAAGATGAGTACGAAAAAGCCTGGGGGAACCGCTGAGATGCGCATCCCCTCCCGTCGTCTGGAGCATCTGGCATCGGCGATATTTTCAGAGATGGCGCAGCGCAAGAAAATCGTGGCCGAGCGGCGTCCGGTTATCGACCTGAGTATCGGCAGTCCAGATCAGCCGCCCTCCCCCGAGCTCGTAGAGGTACTGGCCTCGGCGGTCCGCGAGCCGGACGCCTTTGGATACCCGATGAGCGAAGGAATTCAGGCGTTTCGCGAGGAAGTGGCCCGCTGGTATCACTACCGATTTGGTGTAGAGCTTGACCCGCGCGAGGAAGTCCATTCTCTGATGGGCTCCCAGGATGGTCTGGCGCATTTTGCTTTGGCCTGGTCCGATCCGGGTGACATGGTATTGGTTCCCGATCCCGGATACCCGATTTATGCGGGAGGTGTCCATTTGGCC
This window harbors:
- a CDS encoding DUF4309 domain-containing protein — protein: MKFRFFAIVFMIFSVLTGCMAAESEELEPLHQLLKEMKSEAENGRMKGIDLPLGATLGEVQERYGKPKSFSNDECWTYSFDHPDTDAVFFYQHDACSQENEQITDDIQMNKITVSPSFFQITVHEKDIRKALGQPSDEYENEAYGGYYLKYRTGDYQLIFVIWEDSVNREITRVSIALADR
- a CDS encoding arsenate reductase family protein, whose product is MTIKAYLYDKCGTCRKAKQWLQQNGVSFEEILIVDAPPAADELHSMWRASGLPLNKFFNTSGQFYRELGLKDKLPAMSEDEMLKLLASNGKLIKRPLVSDGQTVTVGFKEDEYEKAWGNR